ATTCTTAAGAGCTCTTTGGTTTTGCTGACGATCAGTGAGAAGACGCCCAAAGAGGCTTAATGAACATTTCTCCAAAATCTCTGATCTAATAGCATTTGTTAAAGActatatcttcttcttcctccttggTGAGTTGTAGTTTTTGAAGGCTATTTACCACTTCTTGCTCCATAAGACTCTGTGATGGCTACTACCCAACCAAACGCAGAAGAGTAGGCCAAGAAAAGACCCTTACTAGAAGTAAAAGGGAGAAAAGTGCTCGTACATTCGAGAGAGAGAGGCTTCTACAATGAAGAGAGAAAAGTTGcgtcaatttgacaactaactaaattgttttatatttaatgttatttgaaaataaaattcgAGATATTGAACGCGCGGCTGGCTTCCAAGTTGACTACACCTGTTACAAAATTCAACTTGATCCTTAAACAAAATTGTAGCCCTGAAATTCAACTAAATTACAATACAACCGGAACAGGTAACTTCACAATCGTAACAGCCAATCATAATCAAAATCAATCTCAAGCAAGCACAACATAGCCCACTTCATCACAAGCACTCcattgttttgtatttttatttcgGCGAAATCAGAGgcccaaaaaacacaaacctcaaatcaaaattcaaatgaaattcCAAAAACCTCAAATCAAACAAAACGAATCATATAAATACATAACATAGCCCACTTCATCACTCTTCCTACTTCCTACACTGCCCGTGCCAGCCcaactctcaagtctcaactcaCCATATTGGATTTGTAGCCAattggggtttgggtttagggttagggttaggtttttttttgttgttgacaAAGATGAAAGCTTCACTGAAATTCCGTGAAGACCAAAAGCCACTGCTCAGAGCCAAAGTTCCTCTCAGCATCTTAGGCTTGCCGTTTCAGTCCGGAGTTATTGCCGGCGAGTCCAAGGAGCTCACTCTCAACCTCGGTACCTTCTTCGAATCTGGACCGTCGATTAAGATCGCTTACCGTCCCAATGACACGTGGAACCCTTTCTCTCTCGTGGTTAAGACTGGTGCGGGTCCGTTTGGCTCGCCAATTTCTAGCTCCATGCTTATGAGTGCTGAGTTCAATTTGATTGGGCGTGGAAACCCTACCTTTATGCTTCACTTCAAGCCTCAGTTTGGGGATTTTTCTATCAAGAAGTCGCAGTCTTCGGTTTTTGATGGGAAGCTTGTTAAGTCGCTGAACGGCGCCGTTCCAGAGGACGATTCGTCGATTGAGGTCGTGGAGAGGCCGTTTATGAACGGTGCGTTTTCCGGGACGGCGGGAACGATTGCCGGATTGTTCTCCGGTATTGAGGTGGCAGCGAGGACGGCGTTGCCGGTGAGGGGACGCGCTGTTGTGAATTTCCGGTGGGGAGTCAGGGTTCCGGCGGAAGTGAAGAGCGTCGGTGGTGAGAATCCGACGACGGCTGGGATTTCTTTCCAAAAGATTCCCTTTTTGGTGATGAACAAGATCGGCATCGAACACGTGGACGGCGGGGATTCAAAGAAGAAGACGAGTCCGAGTCCGGATGCGAGTGGTGACGTGGCGGAAGCTTGTTTTACGGTTAAACGGCAGTTGGAGATATTGCACGCCGAGAACGGGTTGTTGAAGAAGGCCGTGGAGGATCTCCGGCGAGAATTCAAATCGGTCGGAGATTCAAGCTCCGGTGAAAGAAATGGAAATAAATCATCTGGCGGGAAATTCGATAGGCGAAACAATGACAAGAAATCGAATGAGGGTGATGTGAATGTGAATGAAGAACTGAAGAAAGCTTTGATGGGAGTTACTGGTTCTTGAATTTGTCTACCTGTTGCTCagctaattatttttttggtattaatAAATTGCAATATCAATTTTATGAGTTTTCATACTACTACTTGTTGGTTTGGTTAATGGTTAATggttatctcaaaaaaaaatggttagacTGGTTAGTCATCATGTCATACTTGTATATTGTGTTGTATTTTGCTCCTCCATTTTATATTATAAGttgtctcttctcttctcttgttGTTGAGCCGCTTGATTTTCGTGTCGTTAAAAGTTGACAAATACAGAACTACTAAGAGCATCGGCATTGGCATCgcattatctaaaaacaaaacaagaaacagAGGATGTTTTGCTTCTCCCATAGCAAGGGAGGACAATATAGTAAGTTAACACACATTTGAATTGTATTAGCAAAATAACAtttcgagttttagaaactcgaatgacacatagatctcgagtttGTAAGACTTGAGTTCTAGCAAATCAAaattgagtcttagagacttgatttTCTTAGTGAAAAATGTGGAAATTGAGTCTGTAAGACTCAAGTTTCACAAACAGGCACACAACGAAGAGGGAACCTAGCAAAAtgttgaagaagagagaaacccATTAGAAGAAGATGAAGCCCGAACCAATCGAAAATCAAATAAGAACAGAACGAAGATGAAGACTAGCAGAAGAAGAacgatgatgaagaagaagaagaaactcaGAACGATCTAACGACAGGAAGAATGATGTGATGACGAAGAACATAGGAAGAATAGATTGAACGATTGGATGACGTTGGAGCTCTGATTGGACAATTGAACGTCGGGTGGGCAATTGGACGATCTGGTCTTCAGATTTGCACGAAGAAGAAATCGAGTCTGATTGAGAAGAATGCGAGGAAGAGGAAGTATTAAGTGAAACTCGagtctttaaaactcgagaCTTAAAAGTTAAACTTGGGTCTTATAAATTCAAGATCCACGTGGATTTTTCTTCCACATCATCTACCGCCATTTACAAATCAAgacttaaaaactcgagttttagataCTCGAGATGCTAATTTTCAACATTATTTTGAAACGtgacaactaactaaatttttttatatttaatgttatttggaaaaaaatttccaaaaaacaCAACCCAATGCTGCTGAAGAATCCACCCACCCATCTATCAGAACCCACATGTATATTGGTGCAAAATTTGCGTGTTTTAGTACTGTATTTTGCATAATGACTTCAATATTGGTGTTATATTGTTATATGTTTTTGGGCCTAGTCCGACGCGCTACTCACCATTTGTAAGGGGAAAGCAGTGAGACCCTCAAGATGGGCTTAataaagtgtatatatatatatatatatatatatatatatatatagtattgcAAATGTGTATTGTATCTACTTTGATCTGGGTTGACAATAATTGGATTGAAAGCCCATGGAGGGGCTACTCCAACAAGCGCTACGTTGTAAAAGTCATCCAGAATCCCTTTCCAAAAAAATACGAGTCATAAATTTACACCAAAGTCACGAGGCCAACAAGGTCAGGTTTTGAGTTCTAAGATCCAGCAGTAACATACCTaaccaaaagaaaatgacaCATCCGATGAAAGAAAGCGTACCGTGGTGGATCTtgccataaatttaattattgggATATTTTATATTGAATGTGAGATGATAGAGTATTATATTACTATACTTCtagaatatttaataattacttCCTTCATTTGATAATagaaaatttgtaataataataaaaatggtcaAATTTGTTGTACTTGTTATTTCTGTTCCACTCATCCTGATCGTATTGTTGATTCTATCTTTCAGTGATTTGGTGATGCAATGTCTATTGAACTAGGCTTATTGTTGAGTGATCTATCATTAATGCAATTTGTTACgttattatcaaaccaaaacacTAATCGATTTTTGGTATAGATGGAGATTGAATCTCATGTCTCTTATTTGactatcagagattttactagttgagttaactggaatcCATACACTCTCTTATAATTAGTACCCTACGAAAGCTataaattaaaagagaaaatgaacACTCTAGCTACAAAGAGGGCCGTGTTGGTGCTTATATTAACGTgaagtttttaacttttgacTTTAGAGTAATTTATTGACATTGATTAGTATGACCAGTCTAGCTAGTCCAACATTTAATCATAGTAAACATGATTACTACTATGTGTTCAACAACTAATCTTAAAAGATCCATTCTCTCCCCCACTCTctcttagggtctgtttggttggaagaatgaaaaagtgggaggatgaaaaattagtgGAATGATGAAAAAGATTTGGTTTTTCCTCATGTATtgttggttggaggggtggaaaagtgggagggtggaaaacttttttgtttggttgaagagaaaataggaaaatggaaaatgtagtttatataaattgactattatgtcCCTATTATATAATAGTGGGAAAGTGAGAGGGGTAATGAATACAATAAAGTGAAGTTATTTGTGTAAATTACATGCATTATCTTTTCCTCCCAAATTCGGAGGATAAAAAAGTGTGGGTCTTGAGGGATTATTTTCCTTCCCATTTTttgtctctctcattttctctcttaaacCAAATGGTGGAAAATGCCATTTTCCACcttattttcctctctctatttttcatcctccctattttcaccccaaccaaacatacccttaagatgtgtttgtttggaggtgaaatagggtggatggaaaactttggagagaaaatagaaagaaatttttttttgagtatgtttggttgggtgaggaggaaggaaaataaatggtggggTCCAGGTGTTTTTTCTCCGGACtcaccaaaatttttttctctaaaatagagagaaaactgagtgagagtaaattttttgttaattgacAAAAATGTCCATATACAcatacctttatttttttcttttccctagGCAATAAGTAacgttggctttttttttttttaggcgtgggctttcccttattttttctcttcttttttgggcCATAACTTgcctcttcctcttttttttttaaaattttttctagtGCCTGAGTgtgatagttgtttttttttgttttttttaagacgtgatttttattttttttaataaatttgggtgattgtttttttgtgtgattatttgtcacttttttgttttaattgggtattattctttaataaggatataagagtaaatttatttaaactcattttttccatcactccacttttccactctcaaccaaataaagaggagagaaaataaaatattttatattctttcactttttcatcctTCCACCGTTTTCTATCATCCTATTTTTTCACTCTTTCAACCAAACAGACTCTTAATATTTTTCGGAACAAAAATAAGGTATTTGATTTTTGGGACTTAAAAAGATGCCACATTGCTACTCTGCAGCCATGTAGGCATTgacaataataatagtaattgaaaatttttatgaaaaaaaaagtaattgatttttttaacaatattttttaaatatttttataaaataatatcaaaaaatttcttaaaaaattttataattttctttttaaatagtCTATTAACAAATTACTTAACACTGTcaacaatcaaatcaaatatactaaatattaaataaggCATGTTTGGCCGACAAGAGTAAGACATCGATGAATCGTATTGCGTGGTATATATTAGTGCCTCTTTTAATATAGGCCGTAAAGCGAAGTCGaggaataaattaaaaacaaacaggagaagagagagaaacaaacaaagtataaaaagaaaaagaaaaagaaaaagaatgccCTAGCAACATCATATAGGAAAGCCCAGTAAAATTCATGAAACGCGGAGAAGTTAAAAGGAGGGAAAAAGTTTTCATGGAAAAACAAAGCTTTCCCGAGAAACAAACATGGGGTACGTGGGAAGAGCTTCTGCTAGCTTGCGCCGTCCACCGTTACGGCACGGAGAGTTGGGACTCCGTCTCGGCGGAGCTCCGAAAGCGGAGCGCCACCACGCTCCACCACGTTCTCACACCTCACAGCTGTAAACAAAAGTACCTCGACCTCCAACGCCGTTTCAACCAAAACAACCATCTCGACGAGCTGCGAAAGCTACGCGTCGCCGAACTTAAACGCGAAGTCCAACGTTATGATCTTTCTATcgtgtaaaatttttttgaaaaaaaaaagaaaaaagaaattcaagtttAACGAGTAGTGAAATTTTTTAGCaagtttaaaagtttttgtgTTATTGATTAGGTCTCTGCAATTAAAAGTGAAGGAATTGACAGAAGAGCACGTACAGGAAGATGAGAAAGCAACAGAAAAATCGGATCTGAAAATTATTGTAGAGGACGAAAACGAAGCGAAGGATGCCGAACCGGTAAATACGTCGCCGGAAAACGATGCCGGTGAAGACGCTCCATGTGGAGATTCCGATAAAGAATCGAACTCTATAGATCCGAAAAGTGAGGTACCCGAAACCGGAGGCGAGGAGACCGAAAAGGAAGCGGAACAAGGCGAATTGGTGGGCGGAGGATCCGGACCGGTTGAGGAGGCTGCTAGACCGGTTGTGGAGGATTCATATAACGGTAGCTCGGATACGGTGGTGAAGGGATCGGCGGCGGAGGAGAAGGGGAAACTCGGTGGACAATCGGGCGAGTTGTGGGAATCGGTTTCGGAATcgaaaggaggaggaggagaagaagcAACGAAAGAGAGTAACAGTGATGTGCAGAGCTCGGCGTGTAATGAGGATCAATCTCCAGCCACTACAAAGCCAAGCTCCGTTCAATCTCATCCGTTGATTTATTTCCTCGATACACTTCGCTCTCACTGCTCTGACTCATTTTTTGAGTGCCGCCACCAAACCCaggtatttcttttttatttttctctaattatttttttcatcttcttaaTCTTACcgatttaagattaaaaaaaagaaaagaaaagaaaagaagaattcgaaggtatttaatttttaattcaatctTTTGGTGATTTGGACATAccgtttctttttttctttttaaaaaaataaaaacgcgTACTATGGTTTTATACAAAATATCATCTTCAATTTTCTAGAGAAATACCACTTCACCCAACATGGTTCACCCAACATGGTGGTCGAGATCTTCAATTTGGTGAAGATGGACATGGGACAAATATAAAAACGCGTTACTGATGGGTTATCATTTGGAccctagttaaaaaaaaaaaaaaaaaaccgaatttcaatatttttattcaatgttctactgttttgtttttatttttattgaaaattaatgAATAACATGGTTTATATGAAATTTTTGTCACGTCACTAATAGTTttgcacttggacccaaaaatatacgtgggctcaggcccaatgagccttaaacaattcaatttgtagagtgtggattcgCAATCTAATTCGATGGTgctcgaaacttgatgaacgagcccaaatattacaatatttataaacaatggacaaatagagaaaaatgaacctcctcggacgtaggccgaggacc
This genomic stretch from Castanea sativa cultivar Marrone di Chiusa Pesio chromosome 9, ASM4071231v1 harbors:
- the LOC142609422 gene encoding uncharacterized protein LOC142609422, encoding MKASLKFREDQKPLLRAKVPLSILGLPFQSGVIAGESKELTLNLGTFFESGPSIKIAYRPNDTWNPFSLVVKTGAGPFGSPISSSMLMSAEFNLIGRGNPTFMLHFKPQFGDFSIKKSQSSVFDGKLVKSLNGAVPEDDSSIEVVERPFMNGAFSGTAGTIAGLFSGIEVAARTALPVRGRAVVNFRWGVRVPAEVKSVGGENPTTAGISFQKIPFLVMNKIGIEHVDGGDSKKKTSPSPDASGDVAEACFTVKRQLEILHAENGLLKKAVEDLRREFKSVGDSSSGERNGNKSSGGKFDRRNNDKKSNEGDVNVNEELKKALMGVTGS